The sequence CACCATCTCGCCGTTTGGCAATTCAAGGGCCAAGGCTGGCTCACCTGTTTCTTCTTCTTTCTGACGAGCAAGAACGGTCACTTTCCGGTCATTTGGAGTAATGCCCAAATCATTCATCAAGAGCTCAATCTTCTTGACAGCTCCTTCACCGACACGCTCTGCTTTAACATCCAAAATGGTTTGGTAATAGCGACGGATGATTTCTTGTTGGGAAGCTTCAATCGCAGCGTCATTGTCCACAATGGCAAAGCCAACCATGTTGACGCCCATGTCTGTTGGAGAAGCATAAGGTGAGGTTCCTAAGATGCGTTCCAACATGCGCTTCAAGACAGGGAAGATTTCGATATCGCGGTTGTAATTGACAGTTGTTTCCCCGTAGGTTTGAAGGTGGAAAGGATCGATCATATTGACATCGTCTAGATCTGCAGTCGCTGCTTCATAAGCCAAGTTGACTGGGTGGTGCAAAGGAAGATTCCATACTGGGAAGGTTTCAAACTTGGCATAACCTGATTTGATCCCATTTAATTGGTCATGGTACATATTGGACATACAAGTTGCCAGCTTACCAGAACCAGGTCCAGGAGCCGTCACAACGACCAAATTGCGACTAGTTTTGATGTAGTCATTTTTCCCCATCCCTTCAGGAGAGATGATGTGGTCCATATCAGTCGGATAGCCCTTGATCGGATAGTGGAGATAAGAGGCGATCCCGCTCTTGTCCAGTTGTTTGCGAAAGGCGTCTGCTGCAGCTTGTCCAGCATATTGGGTGATGACAACGGATCCAACATAGATGCCGAGTTCATTGAATTTGTCGATCAAGCGCAGTACTTCTTGGTCATAAGAAATTCCTAGATCTCCACGGGCTTTTGAGTGCTCAATATTGTTGGCATTGATGGCAATGACAATCTCCACCTGGTCGCGCAATTCTTGGAGTAACTTGATCTTATTGTCTGGTTCGTATCCAGGGAGGACACGAGCAGCGTGGAAGTCCTCTAACATCTTACCACCAAATTCAAGGTAGAGCTTGCCATCGAATTGGTTGATCCGCTCAATAATGTGGTCACGTTGCAAGTTCAAATACTTTTCAGAACTAAAAGCTTGTTTTTTCATGTAAAACTCCTGTATATAAGGGAAGGGCCTGCCACACGAATCCAAGGATGAGTGTTCCGTTCCCTACCATTTCATTCTTTCATATTATATCAGAAAACAGATGGAAGATAAAATATTCTAAGATACTTTCCTAAGGGGAATGTGGATGCCGAGGGGCTCAATGGTGACTCACGCTGGAAAGTTTCAAAGAGAACCTTGTTTTCCCTCTAAAAAAGCCCCTTACGGGGCTCCAGATCGATGCTACTTAATAGTGTTTAATCAAATCAACTGTAGAGCGATCCAATTTCTTAACCAATGCTTGTAAGAAGGCTTGCGCTTGCAAGAAATCATCCATGGCATAGAGGGTTTGGTGAGAGTGGATGTAACGTGCACAGACACCAATGGTTGTTGATGGGACTCCGCCATTCTTCAAGTGTGCTGCACCTGCATCGGTACCACCTTTGGCACAATAGTATTGGAATTTGATGCCCGATTCTTCAGCCGTAGTGAGCAAGAAGTCTTTCATATTTGGTAGCATGATGTGACCTGGATCGTAGAAGCGAAGCAGTGTTCCTTCCCCAATCGCACCTTGGTCTCCAAAGACATCGGCTGCTGGCGAACAATCTACAGCAAGGAAGATTTCAGGATCAAATTTAGTGGTTGAAGTGTGGGCTCCACGAAGTCCCACTTCTTCTTGAACGTTGGCCCCTACATAGAGTTCGTTGTTTAAGGCTTGTCCAGAAAGGCTCTTGGCCAATTCGCTGACCATCAAGACACCGTAGCGGTTATCCCATGCTTTTGAGATGACGTTTTTACCATTAGCAGTAAGAATAGCAGAGCTATCTGGGACCAAGGTATCTCCAGGACAGACCCCATAGCTTTCAGCTTCGGCTTTAGAGCTAAAGCCAGCATCAAAGACGATGTCGCTAATGGCAGGTACGGTTGGTCCACCTGTTCCACGTGTCAAATGAGGAGGAACAGATCCTGAAATAGCAGGGTATTCACGTCCGTCACGTGTAAAGAGTTTGAAGCGTTGGCTGCTGACGACCATCGGATTCCAACCTCCGATTGGGACAACACGGAAAGTCCCATCAGCTTTGATTTCGCTGATCATAAAACCAACTTCGTCCATGTGGGCAGCTACTAAGATACGAGGAGCATCGGCAGCTGTTGAATGTTTGACCCCAAAGATCCCACCAAGACCATCTGTCACGATTTCGTCCACATGAGGGGTCAATTGTTGGCGCAAATAATCCCGTACAGGAGCTTCATGACCTGAGATAGCAGGGATTTCAGTTACTTCTTTGATTTTAGAAAATAAATCAGTCATAGGTTACCTTCTTTCTGATGTTATTTTATCACTTTTTCTACAAGGATGGTAGCGTTATTATGGAAATCAGTCTCTAAAAGCGGAGGGAGAGATCTAGCCTAGACCGTTGTCCCTCTGCTTATTTTGTGTTACAATAGGCACTATGAAAGCTAAAAAAATTATTTTGTCTAGTCTGGCTGTAGCAAGTGCAGGAGCTCTTGCGGCCGGTGTTTATAAAATTGCCAAAGATCAAAATCGTCTCCGTACCCAAGAAGAGTTGGTAGCAGAAGTGCGGGAACAAATGGAAGCCATGGGGACGATTGCGACTCTGTATGTGGAACTCTACGAGTCTAGTGAAGAGCGCTTAGTAGGTGGTGTCATTTTTGAAGATGAGCGCCATTACCGCTTTGTCTATGAGGATGGTCTCTTGCATTATGAAGAGGAAAAACTATGATTACACCAAATTCTCTAGAAGAAATTGCTTCTTATGTAGAGCAAGAGGGCAAGAAAGTCTTTGTCTTTTCAGCCGACTGGTGTGGGGATTGCCGTTACCTCAAACCTTTTTTGCCGGAGATTGAGGCTGAAAATCCCGAATTTACCTTTATCTTGATTGACCGCGATGCCTATATGGATCTGGCGAAAGTCTGGGATGTTTATGGGATCCCAAGTTTGGTGGTTCTGGAAAAGGATAAGGAAATCGGTCGGTTTGTCAATCGGGATCGGAAAACCAAAGCGCAGATTACAGCATTCTTAGCAGGATTAAAATAGGAGAAAATCATGATTGTAACATACAACAAAGAACAAGTCGGCGATGTATTGATGCTGACCTTGAAAAATAGTGGAGAAGCAAAGCTCGCGGTTGAGAGAAAAGGAAAAGTAGCTCGCGTTTACCGTGAGGACAACCAAGAAACCGTTGCCTGGAATATCTTTGATGCCTCATCTTTCTTCGCCATCGAAGGCAATGGCCAAGTCTTTTTGACAGATGAGCAAGTAGTTCGTTTGAATCAAGAATTGGAAAGAGAAGGTTTCGCAGAACGTTTGGTCAACGATCGGGAACCAAAATTTGTGGTTGGAGAAATCCGTGAAATGGTAGCCCATCCAGATAGTGACCACTTGAATATCTGCCAAGTAGCAGTTGGACCAGATAAGACAGTTCAGATCGTAGCAGGAGCTCCAAATACGCGAGTGGGTCTCAAGACCATTGTCGCTCTTCCAGGTGCCATGATGCCGGATGGTAGCTTGATTTTCCCTGGGGCCCTTCGTGGAGAAAAAAGCTATGGCATGATGTGCAGTCCACGTGAATTGCACTTGCCAAATGCTCCTCAAAAACGAGGCATTATTGAATTGGATGATGCAGAAGTAGCAGGGACACCTTTTGATCCTGCTCGTCACTGGAACGAATAAAGAGAAGAATCTAGGATGTTTTGGATCCTAGATTTTTTTGATAATTTTGGTTTGTCACCTCCATTTTTTGAAATTTTTTCGAATAAATAGATAGGAGGTAAATGATGTATAATAAAGTTATTTTAATCGGTCGCCTAGTAGCGGCTCCAGAATTGCATAAAACCAGCACAGACAAATCCGTTGCCCGAGTGACCGTTGCGGTCAATCGTCGCTACAAGGACCAAAATGGAGATCGAGAGACGGATTTTGTTAATGTGGTTGTCTGGGGGAAATTGGCTGAAACCATGGCTAGTTATGCCAGTAAAGGAAGCTTGATCTCTTTGGATGGAGAGATTCGGACACGCCGCTACGAGAAAAATGGGGTCATGCAGTATGTGACAGAGGTCCTCTGCCAAAGTTTTCAGTTGCTAGAGAGCCGCGCTCAGCGAGCGATGCGTGAAAATGGTGGAACGGGAGATTTGGCCGATATTATCTTAGAAGAGGAAGATCTTCCTTTTTAGAGGAGATAAAGAAAGCTGGTTTGTTAAAAGACCAGTTTTTTAATATTTTTCAGAGAGATTATTCGGTGTTTATTCTTTTTAAAAGGATTGGAAAATTGATCTGCACAATAAAAACCAGCACTTTTTTTGAAAAAGTAGTAAAATAAAGTAATATATATTCAAAATTTTCAGAAAAGGAACGGAGTTTGAAGGGGAAAGAAGAAAGAAAAGAACTGTTAAAATGGCTGATAAAACGGGTTCTACTGGTGATTCCAGTGACCTGCATCCTCTTGTGGATCTATGCCGTTTGTCAAACCAGTAGCATCAAGGATCAGACCAAGATCGGTGTCACCTATATGACCATGAACAATGAGTTCTATAAAAGTATTCATTCGGAAATAAGTCGAATTGCCGATGAGAAAGAGGCTCTTGTCTATGTCCGAGATCCAGAATTGGACGAAAAAAGGCAGAGCCAGCAGATCGATGATTTTTGCGCTCAAAAGGTAAATGTGATTGTGATTAATCCGGTCAAAGGAGATAGTCAGCCCATTTTAAGGGCTCTTAAAAAAGCTAGAAAACAAGGAATTAAGATCATTGCAGTTGATACCCAGATCAAGCATTTTAAGCCGGATGCCAGCATTGTCTCCGACAACTACCAAGCAGGAGTCTTGATTGCAAAAGAGCTGATGAAACGCTCTTCAAATGCTCGGATCCTTCTCTTGGAGCATAAGGGGACTGTTTCAGCAGATACGCGGATTCAGGGATTTAAGGATACCATCAAAGGACATGGGTCATATGAGATTATCTCGGAACTAGAAACCAAGGGTCAGACGGAGATCGCTATGCCAGCTGTCCGTAAGTTCTTGCAGTCAGGGGGAAATGTCGATACTCTAGTTTCCTTGAATGACCGTTCAGCTATAGGAGCTTTAGCAGCGATCAAGGAGCAAGGGATCACCCATTCCATTGCGATCTATGGGATTGATGGCTCACCAGATATGAAAACCTTGCTGCACTCGACAGATGATGTTGTAGGAACCGTTGCCCAGTCTCCTTTGAAGATGGGAGACCGCGTGATGGAGGTCATCCAAGATATGGCTGATGGGAAGAGCTACCAAAAAGAAATAACCATTCCGGTTCAGATGATGACAAAGGAAAACATCGATCAATTTGATGTGAATGGGTGGCAGTAATGAGAAAATTTAGAGGTGTGAGATACAGTTTGGCCATCCTGATGGTCGTGAATTTTATCGCTGTGATGCTCAACAGTATCATCTATCTTCAAGCAACCAATTATATCATTGCCCAACGACAAGCTTCCCTATTAGTAGAACGCTTAGAGCGCATTCCTTTTGCGCCCTCTACAACTTTTTGGTTGTCTGCACTCTTATTTGCTGGGATTGCCTTGATTTCCATGAGTCGTTATCGGTCTCAAACGAGTCGATGGTCCATTTTTGATAAGTGGAACATTCTGGAGATCCTCCTGATGTTGCTCTTGATGTGGGTCCAAAATGTAGCTTATAACGGGCTCATTCTCTTGGTTTTTGCGGATATCTTCTATGGTTCCAAAGAGTTGAATACCAAGCGAGACCGCAAGTATTGGTTTGCGTTTATCCTAGTGAGTTTCTTGATGCTTCTTGTGACCAATTCAGACGTCTTTTCGCTTTTCTTTCCGATTCCTTCTCTGGATGTCTATATTCATTTTTATCCTGCCTCCATTCGGATTCTGGCCTTTTTCTTAAAGAATTCCCTCTATGCCTTGAATATGGTGCTCTTCATTATTTCGCTTTTGTTCTATATTATGAATGTTCTTGCGGAAAACCACGAAGTGGAAGAAGAGTTGGCCATGGTTTCGAAGGTCAATACGGAGTTGAACAACTATATGGCCTTGTCTGAGAAGATTGCAGAAGATCGGGAGCGCAAGCGGATTGCTCGGGAGATTCACGATACCTTGGGACATGCGCTAACAGGGATCTCGGCAGGTTTAGATGCTGTTGGAGTCTTGATTGATATCGATCCCAATCGGGCAAAAGAGCAGGTAAAAAGCGTATCAGAAGTTGTCCGGGAAGGGATTCAAGATGTGAGAGGCTCTCTCAACCGCCTCCGTCCAGGTGCCCTTGAGGGACGAACCCTCAAAGATGCTTTGGAAAAGATGATCCGCGAGTACCAGACACTTTCCAACTTGCAGGTTGATTTATATTATGAATGGGTCGATGTCGATATGGACGTCATGATTGAAGATACGATCTTTCGTGTGATCCAAGAGTCTATGACCAATGCGGTTCGCCATGGTCATGCCAGTCAGATGAGCCTTCATTTTTTTGAGGATGAAGAAGATTACCTGATCGAGTTGCAGGACAATGGGGTTGGGTTTGAAACCTTGACCTATGGCTATGGGCTCAAGCAGATGATGGAACGAATTTCTATCCTAGGAGGACAGCTTCAATTTGAAAGTCGCGATGGATTTTTCACGCGCGTCAGTTTACCGAAATATAAAGAAGGGAGATAGAGATGGTGATAAAAGTAATGGTGGCAGATGACCAGGCCTTGATTCGAGAATCTCTGAAAATTATTTTGTCAGCCCACCCCGATATCGAAGTGGTGGCCACGGTGGAAGATGGGAATCACGTCTTATCTAGCATTCCGCAGACACATCCTGACCTGATCTTAATGGATATTCGGATGCCAGGCATGGATGGGGTTTTGGCGACAAAAGAAGTAAAAGAGCATTATCCGGATATCAAAATTATTATTTTAACGACCTTTGACGATGATGAATTTATCTATAGTGCGCTCAAGTATGGTGCTTCAGGTTATCTTTTAAAGGGAGCTTCGACAGAGGAACTCTATGAAGCGATTAAGGTGGTGTATCAAGGCGGAGCCATGATCAACCCGAATATCGCTAGTAAAGTCTTTCAAATTTTCTCACAAATGGCCAAAACCAACTTCTCTATTGCTGTGGATGAGGACAATGTTAAGGATTTGAGCACGACGGAATGGCGCATTATCCAAGAAGTCGGCTATGGGGAGTCCAATAAAGAAATTGCGGCCAAACTTTTCTTATCAGAAGGAACCGTGCGCAATTACTTATCAACGATTTTGGCGAAATTAAACCTACGAGATCGAACGCAATTAGCGATCTGGTCAGTCCAAACAGGAGTGACGAGACGTGATTTTTCTAAAGGAAATACAGAATGAAATTGAAGCGAAAGCATCTTTGTTGGGGGATCGGTCTCCTTGTTGTGCTCTGTGCAAGCGCAGGTTTTTATTGGTGGAAACAGCAACCGACCGTACTCCATATCGGCGTTTATGCAGGTTCTAGCTGGGATGTGCCAACTAGTCAACGTTCCCATGCCTTGGATCGTGCGATTCAAAAATTTGAGAAATCCCATCCCCACGTCCGTGTAGAGTATGAAAATGGGATTCCGCAGTCAGATTATTCAGATTGGCTCTCTGAAAAGATTGTTTCAGGAAAGACGCCAGATGTGTTTATGGTCTCTGAGCAAGATCTTTCCTTATTAGCAGCGCGGGGTGTGCTAGAAAAGTTAAACGGCTATATGGATCGAAAAGATCAAGCTGCCTTTTATCCCGTTGCCTTTGAATCGGGTGTCTTTCAGGGGCAAACCTATGCCTTGCCTTATGAAAGCAATCCGATTTTGATGTGTGTCAATAAAGATCTCTTGGATAAAGAAGGCATCGCGGTTCCCAAAGAAGGTTGGACCCTTGAAGAGTTCTATACGATTTGCAAGAAACTAACCAAAGATACCAATGGGGATGGGCAATTGGACCAATTTGGGAGTACAGAATACACCTGGAAAGAAGCCTTGGCGGCAAATGGAGGTTATCTCTTCCAAGGTGGCATGCTCAAGCTGACAGCTCCAGAGGTGAAAGAGTCTTTGACTTTTCTGCAAAAATTGGAAGATCTAAATAAAAATTACAAGGTGAGCTCTAAAGATTTTGACCAGGGGAAAGTCGCCTTCTATCCCATGACCTTAGCCCAATATCGGACCTATAAACCTTATCCCTACCACGTTTCTAAATATTCAAACTTCACCTGGACCTGTATCCCGATGCCTGCTAAGTCAAAAACGACCAAGGCAACCTTAGTCACGACGACTTCTTTTGCTATGTCGGCTCGAAGTTCTCATTCCAAGTTAGCTTGGGAATTGATGCAACTCTTAACAGAGGATCCAGACATTCAACAAACCCTCTTTGCCCAATCCCAAGGGATCTCTGTCATGCCACAGGTCGTCAAGAGTCGCTCTAGTAAAGACCTTCTGCAGGTGGATGATTTTGGAACAGATTCCTTGACCAATCAGACCTTGAACCGCATCATGGAACAAGCTGTTGAAAGTAGTCCTAAAAATGTCTCAAAAGAGGTGCTAGAAAAGCTAGACTACTTGATTGGCAATGCCTTGCGCGATCAGGATGTCGAGAACCGCTTGCCTCAAATTCAGAGGGAGATTGAGAGTAGTCTACAGGTAGGAGTTTAGAGCAAAATAAGATGGCATTTTGTCAAGTGACAGATGTCATTTTTTAATTGCTAAATGTCATATTGGGAATGTGACATTTGACAATATAAAAACGCTTTCAAATAGTCTACAATAGAGTCAAATAAAGGAGGCGTAGAAAAATGAAATACCTCGTTTTGGTCAGTCATGGTGGACTGGCAGAAGGTCTAAAAACATCACTGGCCATGTTTGCTGGTGACAAGTTGGATCAGGTCATCGCAGTTGGACTCAAAGAAGGAAAATCGGTTGATGACTTCGCAGTTGATTTTAGAGAGAGCATTTCAGGATTGACAGCTGATGATTCTGTTTTGGTCTTGGCAGATATCGTAGGTGGTAGTCCATTAACCACTGCAGCCACGGTTCTAGAAGAAGCTGGAAAGCTCGATGGAGCCTTGATCCTTGGTGGGATGAACCTTACCATGGCCTTGACGGCAGTTGTGATGAAGGATGTGTTGGATGGAGACGATTTATCAGCCACCATCTTATCAGAAGCACGATCTGCACTACAGCCTTTTGAAGTTTCAGCCACTAGTGCTGAAGAAGATGATGACGATATTTAATAGGGAGGTACCTTATGGTAGTAACATTTGTACGGATTGATGACCGCATGATTCACGGTCAGACAGTCACACGCTGGGCAAAAGAAAAACCATGTGATGGTTTGATTGCCGTAAACGATGCAGCAGCATCAAACAAGGTTTTGATCCAAGCTTACAAAGGCGCATCAGACAAGAAAACCTTTGTATGGACAAAGGAAGCCTTTAAGGAAAAATCAGCAAAAGTAACAGAATCAGATAGTCGTTACTTCTTGATCACCAAAAATCCAATCGATATGAAGGAAATTTTGGTCGACCAAGGGTTTGTCCCAGGTGATGTCAAAGAAATCATCGTTGGCCCTGCAAATGATCGTCCAGGTGCTGTGAAATTGGGGAATAACCAATCCATCACTCAGGAAGAAGCAGAAGCCTTCCAAGCCATTCAAGCAGCAGGCTACAAGGTGAAATTCCAATTGTTGCCAGATGTTTCCATCGGTTATTGGGATGATTTCAAATCAAAATTTGGTTTTTAAACCCAACAGTCTTATCTGTTAGGTAAATAAATTTACAAACAAAAGGAGCGTTTGTTATGACAATTTCATGGATTCAAGCAATCTTGCTTGGTATTTTCGCCAGCTTGTCTTCAATGCCTGGTATGGGAGGTTCCAGTATCGGGAACTATACACTCGGTCGTCCCTTGATCGGTGGGTTGATTTCAGGTTTAATTCTTGGAGATGTGACAACTGGTATTATGGTCGGGGTTGCCCTTCAAGTCGTTTATATCGCCTTGGTAACACCTGGTGGTACCGTATCTGCCGATGTTCGTGCCATCTCTTATATCGGTGTTCCTCTTGCTATCTTGTTTGTGCATGCCAATAACATCACAGATGAAGCAGGAATCGCCGCAGCTGCAGCTCCAATCGGTGCAGCTGTTGGGACAATCGGTACAGTTCTTTTCTACGGTACCGCTACTATGAACTTGGTATGGCAACACATTGGTTGGAAAGCCGTTGAAGAAGGAAACTTCAAAAAACTCTACGCAGTTGACTGGGTTTACCCTTGGATCTCTCACTTCCTCTTCTCTTTCCTTCCAACAATGATTATCACCAAATACGGTGAAAATATGGTTGATTTGATGAAACAATACCTTCCTATGGATGGTTACTGGATGAAAGCCCTCTTTACAGTCGGTGCTCTTCTCCCATGTGTCGGTATTGCCATCTTGTTGAAACAAATTGTTACAGAAGCAACTGACTTCATTCCATTCTTTGTTGGATTTACCTTGGCGAAATCTCTCGGATTGAACTTGGTATCCAGTGCCGTTGTTTCATTAATCTTTGCAGTAATCTACTATGAACTTGAAGTGATCAAATCGATGAAAGCTGCTCCTGCTGGAGCGGTGGATCTAGACGATGATGAGGAGGATATTTAAAATGGCTGATAGAAAGAAAATTTCAAAGAAAACATTAGCAAAAGCATTCCATCATTGGTATTATGGTCATTTGACTTGTTTCTCTCAAGAACATATGCAAACCTTCGGGTACTTGACTTCTATGCTTCCAATCGTAGAAGAAATGTATGACACAAAAGAAGAACAAAAGGATGCTATGCAAACCTATACGGCCTTCTTCAACACTGAACCACAACTTGGATCTCTTGTTGTAGGGATCACAGCTGGTTTGGAAGAAGCGCGTGCAAACGGAGATGCAGTAGATGGCGAAACCATCAACGGTATGCGTGCCGGTTTGATGGGACCAATCGCTGGTATTGGTGACTCATTGGTCGTTGGTACCTTGATTCCAGTTCTCTTGGGGATTGCCCTTGGACTTTCTAAAGGTGGTAACATCGCTGGTGCTCTCTTCTACATCGTCGTATGGAACCTTTTAGTCTACTTTGGTATGCGCTTTGCCTTCTTCAAAGGTTACCAATTAGGGGATAAAGCCGTTGAATTCCTTGTAGGACCAAAAGGACAAGCTCTTCGTAAAGCGATCAGCGTTGTCGGTGGTATGGTTATCGGTGCCGTAGCAGCTACTTGGGTATCTGTTACAACAGCCCTTCAATTTAAGAATTCTGAAGGAAAAGTCTTCTTGAACATTCAAGAAAAGATCGATGGTGTTTATCCAGGTCTCTTGACAGCAGCCTTCATCACTCTTTGCTGGTGGTTGATGTCTAAGAAAAAAATTTCACCAAACAAAGTTATGTTACTTCTCGTTGTAGTTGCTTTGATCGGTGTTGCCCTTGGTATCTTCGACCCACATCTTAAATACTAAGGAAAATAAAAAACGGATTTGCTAGTAGGAGTTTTTGAGAATGAAGTGAATTGACCTCCTTTACTTGCACTTCATTCTCAATTTTTATCAGGAGGAATCCCATGGTTACAAAACAAGAACTTGTCAATGGATATGAAACTGAAATCAAGTACCAACGTCACATGCTTGAAAACCTTGGTCGTTGGTTCAGCTTACTCTTTATCATTGCCAGTATTGGTGTGGTATTGATCTATCTCTTTCACAAAAGTTTCCTCCCACTCTTGATCCTCGGGATTTTACTAGCCTTGGTTGGAATTTTAGGCATGATTGTTTTTGGATACGGCATCTACCGCGGGCGGATTAATCTTCAAAAAGTGATCGATGATTTCAATCAAAAATTGACAATTTTAAATTGATATTTTAGAAACATCTCATTTATTTTTGAGGTGTTTTTTTCTTGACTATTTCTGACCAAGTGATACAATAGAAACATAAGTTAGCACTTACGTATAGAGAGTGCTAAAAACACGTATGGAGGAATGAACATGTTAAAACCATTAGGAGACCGTGTGGTCTTAAAAGTAGAAGAAAAAGAACAGACTGTTGGAGGTTTTGTCCTCGCAGGTGCGAGCAAGGCCGATACAAAAACAGCTGAAGTAGTGGCCGTTG comes from Streptococcus parasanguinis ATCC 15912 and encodes:
- a CDS encoding PTS sugar transporter subunit IIA, whose protein sequence is MKYLVLVSHGGLAEGLKTSLAMFAGDKLDQVIAVGLKEGKSVDDFAVDFRESISGLTADDSVLVLADIVGGSPLTTAATVLEEAGKLDGALILGGMNLTMALTAVVMKDVLDGDDLSATILSEARSALQPFEVSATSAEEDDDDI
- the pepA gene encoding glutamyl aminopeptidase; translation: MTDLFSKIKEVTEIPAISGHEAPVRDYLRQQLTPHVDEIVTDGLGGIFGVKHSTAADAPRILVAAHMDEVGFMISEIKADGTFRVVPIGGWNPMVVSSQRFKLFTRDGREYPAISGSVPPHLTRGTGGPTVPAISDIVFDAGFSSKAEAESYGVCPGDTLVPDSSAILTANGKNVISKAWDNRYGVLMVSELAKSLSGQALNNELYVGANVQEEVGLRGAHTSTTKFDPEIFLAVDCSPAADVFGDQGAIGEGTLLRFYDPGHIMLPNMKDFLLTTAEESGIKFQYYCAKGGTDAGAAHLKNGGVPSTTIGVCARYIHSHQTLYAMDDFLQAQAFLQALVKKLDRSTVDLIKHY
- a CDS encoding substrate-binding domain-containing protein; this translates as MKGKEERKELLKWLIKRVLLVIPVTCILLWIYAVCQTSSIKDQTKIGVTYMTMNNEFYKSIHSEISRIADEKEALVYVRDPELDEKRQSQQIDDFCAQKVNVIVINPVKGDSQPILRALKKARKQGIKIIAVDTQIKHFKPDASIVSDNYQAGVLIAKELMKRSSNARILLLEHKGTVSADTRIQGFKDTIKGHGSYEIISELETKGQTEIAMPAVRKFLQSGGNVDTLVSLNDRSAIGALAAIKEQGITHSIAIYGIDGSPDMKTLLHSTDDVVGTVAQSPLKMGDRVMEVIQDMADGKSYQKEITIPVQMMTKENIDQFDVNGWQ
- a CDS encoding single-stranded DNA-binding protein: MYNKVILIGRLVAAPELHKTSTDKSVARVTVAVNRRYKDQNGDRETDFVNVVVWGKLAETMASYASKGSLISLDGEIRTRRYEKNGVMQYVTEVLCQSFQLLESRAQRAMRENGGTGDLADIILEEEDLPF
- a CDS encoding sensor histidine kinase, with product MRKFRGVRYSLAILMVVNFIAVMLNSIIYLQATNYIIAQRQASLLVERLERIPFAPSTTFWLSALLFAGIALISMSRYRSQTSRWSIFDKWNILEILLMLLLMWVQNVAYNGLILLVFADIFYGSKELNTKRDRKYWFAFILVSFLMLLVTNSDVFSLFFPIPSLDVYIHFYPASIRILAFFLKNSLYALNMVLFIISLLFYIMNVLAENHEVEEELAMVSKVNTELNNYMALSEKIAEDRERKRIAREIHDTLGHALTGISAGLDAVGVLIDIDPNRAKEQVKSVSEVVREGIQDVRGSLNRLRPGALEGRTLKDALEKMIREYQTLSNLQVDLYYEWVDVDMDVMIEDTIFRVIQESMTNAVRHGHASQMSLHFFEDEEDYLIELQDNGVGFETLTYGYGLKQMMERISILGGQLQFESRDGFFTRVSLPKYKEGR
- the ytpR gene encoding YtpR family tRNA-binding protein, with the translated sequence MIVTYNKEQVGDVLMLTLKNSGEAKLAVERKGKVARVYREDNQETVAWNIFDASSFFAIEGNGQVFLTDEQVVRLNQELEREGFAERLVNDREPKFVVGEIREMVAHPDSDHLNICQVAVGPDKTVQIVAGAPNTRVGLKTIVALPGAMMPDGSLIFPGALRGEKSYGMMCSPRELHLPNAPQKRGIIELDDAEVAGTPFDPARHWNE
- a CDS encoding DUF4651 domain-containing protein, yielding MKAKKIILSSLAVASAGALAAGVYKIAKDQNRLRTQEELVAEVREQMEAMGTIATLYVELYESSEERLVGGVIFEDERHYRFVYEDGLLHYEEEKL
- a CDS encoding thioredoxin family protein: MITPNSLEEIASYVEQEGKKVFVFSADWCGDCRYLKPFLPEIEAENPEFTFILIDRDAYMDLAKVWDVYGIPSLVVLEKDKEIGRFVNRDRKTKAQITAFLAGLK
- a CDS encoding response regulator transcription factor is translated as MIKVMVADDQALIRESLKIILSAHPDIEVVATVEDGNHVLSSIPQTHPDLILMDIRMPGMDGVLATKEVKEHYPDIKIIILTTFDDDEFIYSALKYGASGYLLKGASTEELYEAIKVVYQGGAMINPNIASKVFQIFSQMAKTNFSIAVDEDNVKDLSTTEWRIIQEVGYGESNKEIAAKLFLSEGTVRNYLSTILAKLNLRDRTQLAIWSVQTGVTRRDFSKGNTE
- a CDS encoding ABC transporter substrate-binding protein is translated as MKLKRKHLCWGIGLLVVLCASAGFYWWKQQPTVLHIGVYAGSSWDVPTSQRSHALDRAIQKFEKSHPHVRVEYENGIPQSDYSDWLSEKIVSGKTPDVFMVSEQDLSLLAARGVLEKLNGYMDRKDQAAFYPVAFESGVFQGQTYALPYESNPILMCVNKDLLDKEGIAVPKEGWTLEEFYTICKKLTKDTNGDGQLDQFGSTEYTWKEALAANGGYLFQGGMLKLTAPEVKESLTFLQKLEDLNKNYKVSSKDFDQGKVAFYPMTLAQYRTYKPYPYHVSKYSNFTWTCIPMPAKSKTTKATLVTTTSFAMSARSSHSKLAWELMQLLTEDPDIQQTLFAQSQGISVMPQVVKSRSSKDLLQVDDFGTDSLTNQTLNRIMEQAVESSPKNVSKEVLEKLDYLIGNALRDQDVENRLPQIQREIESSLQVGV
- a CDS encoding DUF1846 domain-containing protein, which codes for MKKQAFSSEKYLNLQRDHIIERINQFDGKLYLEFGGKMLEDFHAARVLPGYEPDNKIKLLQELRDQVEIVIAINANNIEHSKARGDLGISYDQEVLRLIDKFNELGIYVGSVVITQYAGQAAADAFRKQLDKSGIASYLHYPIKGYPTDMDHIISPEGMGKNDYIKTSRNLVVVTAPGPGSGKLATCMSNMYHDQLNGIKSGYAKFETFPVWNLPLHHPVNLAYEAATADLDDVNMIDPFHLQTYGETTVNYNRDIEIFPVLKRMLERILGTSPYASPTDMGVNMVGFAIVDNDAAIEASQQEIIRRYYQTILDVKAERVGEGAVKKIELLMNDLGITPNDRKVTVLARQKEEETGEPALALELPNGEMVTGKTSDLFGPTAALLINAIKKLAHIDKETKLIEPEYVQPIQGLKINHLGSRNPRLHSNEILIALAITAMSNEDAKLAMQELGKLKGSEAHSTVMLTDEDKNVLRKLGINVTMDPVYQYDRLYRK